One window of the Chitinophaga niabensis genome contains the following:
- a CDS encoding DegT/DnrJ/EryC1/StrS family aminotransferase, which translates to MVPIQMVDLKRQYSKIKPQVDAAIQDVLESAAFINGAPVQQFSQELGQYLGSKHVIPCANGTDALQIAMMALGLEPGDEVITPSFTFIATAEVIALLRLKPVFVDIDPQTYCIDPAAIEKAITPKTKAIVPVHLYGHSAAIEPIMEIARRHNLYVIEDNAQAIGSHYTMKDGTTKKVGTFGHIGCTSFFPSKNLGCYGDGGALFTDDDALAAKIRMIANHGQSQRYYHDEVGVNSRLDTIQAVVLRIKLQLLDEYIAARRAVATAYDTGFATIPQIVTPFQATNQLHVFHQYTMQLNGADRNKLQAYLQEKQVPAMIYYPVPAHRQKMFESMVDPKLSLPVTDSLTGKVISLPIHTEMDEDQLTHIIDSVKSFLN; encoded by the coding sequence ATGGTTCCTATTCAGATGGTGGATCTCAAACGCCAGTATAGTAAGATTAAGCCGCAGGTTGACGCAGCCATTCAGGATGTGCTGGAAAGTGCTGCCTTTATAAATGGCGCGCCCGTACAACAGTTTTCCCAGGAACTGGGTCAATACCTGGGCAGCAAACATGTGATCCCCTGCGCCAATGGCACAGATGCACTTCAAATAGCCATGATGGCCCTTGGACTGGAACCAGGAGATGAAGTGATCACCCCTTCCTTTACTTTTATTGCCACCGCTGAAGTGATTGCCCTGTTACGCCTGAAGCCGGTTTTCGTAGATATTGATCCGCAGACCTATTGCATTGATCCTGCGGCAATTGAAAAGGCCATCACCCCTAAAACGAAAGCAATTGTACCGGTTCACCTGTATGGCCATAGCGCAGCAATTGAACCGATCATGGAAATTGCCCGCAGGCATAATCTTTATGTGATCGAAGATAATGCCCAGGCTATCGGCAGCCACTATACGATGAAAGATGGTACCACAAAGAAAGTGGGTACCTTTGGCCATATCGGCTGCACCTCCTTCTTCCCTTCCAAAAACCTGGGATGTTACGGAGATGGCGGCGCGCTCTTTACAGACGATGATGCACTGGCAGCAAAGATCAGGATGATTGCCAACCATGGCCAGTCTCAACGGTATTATCATGATGAAGTTGGCGTAAACAGCCGCCTGGATACAATTCAGGCAGTAGTACTCCGTATCAAACTACAGTTGCTGGACGAGTACATAGCTGCCCGCCGTGCAGTAGCAACTGCCTATGACACAGGCTTTGCCACTATACCGCAGATCGTAACGCCTTTCCAGGCCACCAATCAATTACATGTGTTCCATCAATATACTATGCAACTTAATGGGGCAGACCGGAATAAACTTCAGGCTTACCTGCAGGAAAAACAGGTGCCAGCCATGATCTACTATCCTGTACCGGCACACCGCCAGAAAATGTTCGAGAGTATGGTTGATCCTAAGCTGTCACTGCCTGTTACAGATAGTTTAACCGGAAAAGTAATATCCCTACCCATTCACACAGAGATGGACGAGGATCAATTAACGCACATCATAGATTCAGTTAAATCTTTTTTAAACTAA
- a CDS encoding 3-deoxy-D-manno-octulosonic acid transferase, with translation MGLSILFYNTGIRLYRFSLGLAAKLGGNKKAQLWLAGRESMWPELEAAMKGDVPVVWIHAASLGEFEQGRPVLEELRQQYPGHRILLSFFSPSGYEVRKAYKGADYVCYLPLDTPENARRFLSTVQPRLAIFIKYEFWYHYLSGLKARNVPVLLISGIFRRKQIFFKWYGGLFRKLLKGMDQLFVQNEVSLTLLHNIGIRQVILAGDTRFDRVWALRENPVVLPEIERFINVPKVMVAGSTWEEDEKLLAEWWYGGAQDIRQMILAPHEITEARLKGIEQLFPDAIRYSAFVNGEVPKGKVLIIDNVGMLSALYRYSRVSYVGGGFGKAGIHNILEPATYAKPVIIGPVYQQFDEAVSLVQLRGAIVVANLNDLNRAIEALNDPYYHQQITEIASRFVEEHQGATNKIMHFIQEKRFLTRE, from the coding sequence GTGGGTTTATCGATTCTCTTTTACAATACTGGTATACGTCTTTACAGGTTTTCCCTCGGGCTGGCCGCAAAGTTAGGTGGTAATAAGAAAGCACAGCTATGGTTAGCCGGGCGGGAAAGTATGTGGCCTGAGCTGGAAGCCGCCATGAAAGGGGATGTACCTGTTGTTTGGATACATGCCGCCTCATTGGGAGAGTTCGAACAGGGAAGGCCCGTACTGGAGGAATTACGCCAGCAGTACCCAGGTCATCGCATCCTGCTCAGCTTTTTTTCCCCTTCTGGTTACGAGGTAAGAAAAGCCTATAAAGGAGCCGATTACGTATGTTATTTGCCGTTAGATACCCCGGAAAATGCCCGGCGTTTCCTTTCCACAGTACAACCCAGGCTGGCTATCTTCATAAAATATGAGTTCTGGTACCATTATTTATCTGGTTTAAAAGCCAGGAATGTGCCCGTTTTGCTGATTTCCGGCATTTTCAGGAGAAAACAGATCTTTTTTAAATGGTATGGAGGTTTGTTCAGGAAGCTTTTGAAGGGAATGGACCAGCTCTTTGTGCAGAATGAAGTATCCCTCACCCTTTTGCATAACATTGGTATCCGGCAGGTTATACTGGCCGGAGATACCCGGTTCGACAGGGTATGGGCTTTGCGGGAGAATCCCGTGGTACTTCCTGAAATAGAGCGTTTTATCAATGTGCCTAAGGTAATGGTGGCGGGTAGTACCTGGGAGGAAGATGAAAAATTACTGGCTGAATGGTGGTATGGAGGAGCACAGGATATCCGTCAGATGATCCTGGCACCGCATGAGATCACGGAGGCCCGCCTTAAAGGAATAGAACAATTGTTCCCGGATGCCATCCGTTATTCTGCTTTTGTGAATGGGGAAGTGCCTAAAGGCAAAGTGCTGATCATAGATAATGTTGGCATGTTGTCTGCCTTATACCGCTACAGCCGCGTGTCTTATGTAGGCGGAGGATTCGGGAAAGCAGGTATTCATAATATCCTGGAGCCTGCTACCTATGCCAAACCTGTGATCATCGGGCCTGTTTACCAGCAATTTGATGAAGCAGTTTCGCTGGTGCAATTGAGAGGTGCTATTGTAGTGGCTAACCTGAACGACCTGAACAGGGCTATTGAAGCTTTGAATGATCCCTATTACCATCAGCAGATCACAGAAATAGCGAGCCGCTTCGTGGAAGAGCATCAGGGGGCTACCAATAAGATCATGCATTTTATTCAGGAAAAACGTTTCCTCACAAGAGAGTAG
- a CDS encoding thymidine kinase has product MFIEPSLTGGRRGWIEVICGSMFSGKTEELIRRMKRARIANLSLEIFKPAMDTRYDEMNIVSHDESKILSTPVDSSQQILLLGQGMDVVGIDEAQFFDAELPNVCDQLALSGIRVIVAGLDMNFQGEPFGPIPNLLAKADYITKLHAICVVCGNIATFSYRKSTSTHTILLGEKDLYEPRCRHCFYNK; this is encoded by the coding sequence ATGTTTATTGAACCTTCTCTTACGGGAGGCCGAAGAGGGTGGATCGAAGTGATATGTGGATCAATGTTTTCCGGTAAAACAGAAGAGTTGATACGCAGGATGAAACGTGCCCGGATCGCTAATCTCTCTCTGGAAATTTTCAAGCCGGCAATGGATACCCGGTACGATGAAATGAACATTGTTTCCCATGATGAATCAAAGATCTTATCTACGCCTGTGGATAGTTCCCAACAGATCCTGCTTTTAGGGCAGGGGATGGACGTAGTGGGGATTGACGAAGCGCAGTTCTTTGATGCAGAGCTGCCCAACGTATGTGATCAGCTGGCCCTCAGCGGTATCCGTGTGATCGTTGCAGGCCTTGATATGAACTTCCAGGGAGAGCCGTTTGGCCCTATTCCCAACCTTTTAGCCAAAGCGGATTATATCACCAAGCTGCATGCCATCTGCGTGGTATGCGGCAACATTGCTACCTTCTCCTATCGGAAAAGCACCAGTACACATACGATATTACTGGGGGAGAAAGATTTATACGAACCCCGGTGCCGGCATTGTTTTTATAATAAATAG
- a CDS encoding GtrA family protein: MKQLILDILAFFYQPFAKVMPFQTFRYIVCGGGNTAMDILLYFISFNFILHKEMVHLPFFTISAHIAAFLMAFVITFPTGFLLNKYIVFSESNLRGRVQLVRYFLLVAICFLFNLVFIKFFVEVCHFYPTIAKILTTILVVCFSYFTQKKFTFKVKVQD; encoded by the coding sequence ATGAAGCAATTGATCCTGGATATTCTGGCATTTTTCTATCAACCTTTTGCAAAGGTGATGCCTTTTCAAACTTTCCGTTACATCGTTTGCGGGGGTGGAAATACGGCTATGGACATCCTGCTGTATTTCATCAGCTTCAACTTTATCCTGCACAAGGAAATGGTACATTTACCATTTTTCACCATCAGTGCGCATATTGCTGCCTTTCTCATGGCTTTTGTGATCACTTTCCCTACCGGCTTCCTGTTGAATAAATACATTGTATTCTCAGAATCCAATCTCAGAGGCAGGGTACAGCTGGTTCGTTACTTTTTGCTGGTAGCTATCTGCTTCCTGTTCAACCTGGTATTCATAAAATTCTTTGTGGAGGTATGCCACTTCTACCCTACCATTGCAAAGATCCTCACTACCATCCTGGTGGTTTGTTTCAGCTACTTCACACAAAAGAAGTTCACCTTTAAAGTGAAGGTGCAGGACTAA
- the accC gene encoding acetyl-CoA carboxylase biotin carboxylase subunit, which produces MKKIVVANRGEIALRVMRSAREMGIATVAVFSEADRTMPFVQYADEAVCIGPAPSSQSYLLGDKIIAVAQQTGADAIHPGYGFLSENAKFAQKVTEAGLIFIGPSAASIEVMGSKLAAKQAAQSFGVPMVPGTETPLRSVEEAKEVVKKTGFPILIKASAGGGGKGMRVVQQESELEEQIRLAKSEALNAFGDDAVFIEKYVGAPRHIEIQVLGDKHGNCVYLFERECSIQRRHQKLIEEAPSSCLTPAIRSAMGKCAVDVARACNYYGAGTVEFLVDEQLNFYFLEMNTRLQVEHPVTEMITGLDLVKEQIRIADGGKLPFTQEELQINGHAIELRICAEDPANNFLPDTGKLETYIRPQGYGVRVDDGYEQGMDIPIYYDPMIAKLIAWGANREEARERLLRAIDEYQVTGIKTTLPFGKWALQQVPFIAGNFDTNFIGKYFTAAALEQQDDDAAKAAAILASQLWISTVKPSQAAPVTANGETSQWKQRRTLR; this is translated from the coding sequence ATGAAAAAGATTGTAGTAGCCAACCGTGGGGAAATAGCCCTGCGGGTAATGCGTTCAGCCAGGGAAATGGGTATAGCCACGGTAGCTGTTTTTTCGGAAGCAGACCGTACCATGCCTTTTGTGCAATATGCGGACGAAGCTGTTTGTATAGGGCCGGCCCCTTCCAGCCAAAGCTATTTACTGGGCGACAAGATCATTGCAGTTGCGCAGCAAACAGGTGCGGACGCTATTCATCCGGGATATGGCTTCCTGAGTGAGAACGCGAAGTTTGCGCAGAAAGTAACTGAGGCGGGCCTCATCTTCATAGGTCCTTCTGCTGCTTCCATTGAAGTGATGGGTAGTAAACTGGCCGCTAAACAAGCCGCGCAAAGTTTTGGGGTACCCATGGTACCAGGCACGGAAACACCTCTCCGGAGTGTGGAAGAAGCAAAAGAAGTAGTGAAGAAAACCGGGTTCCCCATTCTCATTAAAGCTTCTGCCGGCGGCGGAGGAAAGGGTATGCGGGTTGTGCAGCAGGAAAGTGAGCTGGAAGAGCAGATCCGTCTTGCTAAAAGTGAAGCCCTGAATGCTTTTGGAGACGATGCGGTTTTTATAGAGAAATATGTAGGTGCACCACGTCATATAGAAATACAGGTGCTGGGAGATAAACATGGCAATTGTGTGTACCTCTTTGAAAGAGAATGTTCCATTCAGCGGCGCCATCAGAAACTGATTGAAGAAGCCCCATCTTCATGCCTGACCCCTGCTATCCGTTCTGCGATGGGCAAATGCGCAGTGGATGTTGCCCGCGCCTGTAATTATTATGGAGCAGGCACAGTGGAATTCCTGGTGGATGAGCAGTTGAACTTTTACTTCCTTGAAATGAATACCCGCCTGCAGGTAGAACATCCTGTAACAGAAATGATCACAGGGCTTGATCTTGTGAAAGAACAGATCAGGATCGCCGATGGAGGTAAACTCCCTTTTACACAGGAAGAATTACAGATCAACGGGCATGCTATTGAACTGCGCATCTGTGCAGAAGACCCTGCCAATAATTTCTTACCGGATACCGGCAAACTGGAAACCTATATCCGCCCGCAGGGATATGGTGTTAGAGTGGATGACGGGTATGAACAGGGCATGGATATTCCTATCTATTATGATCCCATGATCGCTAAACTGATTGCCTGGGGCGCAAACCGCGAAGAAGCAAGGGAACGTTTGCTGCGGGCAATAGACGAGTACCAGGTGACGGGAATTAAAACAACACTTCCTTTCGGCAAATGGGCATTACAGCAAGTTCCTTTTATTGCCGGTAATTTCGACACGAATTTCATTGGTAAATATTTCACAGCAGCAGCGCTGGAACAGCAAGATGATGATGCCGCCAAAGCCGCAGCCATCCTGGCTTCGCAATTGTGGATATCTACAGTAAAACCTTCACAGGCAGCGCCTGTTACAGCCAATGGAGAAACGTCTCAATGGAAACAGCGCAGGACTTTACGATAG
- a CDS encoding heme exporter protein CcmB — MKSPLSQIIALVKKDLLLEWRQRHALFGILLYVFSTVFVINLMVKEPEDTIWNAMFWVVQLFVCVNAVAKSFLQENKGRLLYFYSLVHPRYFIAAKLIYNVLLMILFSGVSLLCCILFLGNPLIHPLYFLGVVLLGGISLSLLFTMLAAIAAQASQNAALMAIMGFPLVMPILMLLTGISQSAFAPVVQPGLPGMFALLAGMDVLVIALALILFPYLWKE, encoded by the coding sequence GTGAAAAGTCCTCTTTCCCAGATCATCGCCCTCGTAAAAAAAGACCTGCTGCTGGAATGGCGTCAGCGGCATGCGCTGTTTGGCATCCTGCTCTATGTGTTCTCCACCGTTTTTGTGATCAACCTCATGGTGAAGGAACCGGAAGATACCATCTGGAATGCCATGTTCTGGGTGGTGCAGCTTTTTGTTTGTGTGAATGCGGTGGCTAAAAGCTTTCTCCAGGAGAACAAAGGCCGTTTATTGTATTTCTATTCGTTGGTTCATCCCCGTTACTTTATTGCTGCAAAACTGATCTATAACGTTCTGCTGATGATCTTGTTCAGCGGGGTTTCCCTGCTCTGCTGCATCCTCTTCCTCGGTAACCCGCTCATTCACCCATTGTATTTCCTGGGGGTGGTATTGCTGGGCGGGATCAGTTTGTCCCTTCTTTTTACCATGCTGGCAGCCATTGCCGCACAGGCCAGCCAGAATGCAGCGCTCATGGCCATCATGGGTTTTCCCCTGGTAATGCCCATCCTGATGCTGTTAACCGGTATTTCGCAGAGTGCTTTTGCTCCTGTAGTACAACCCGGCCTGCCGGGCATGTTTGCTTTACTGGCAGGAATGGATGTACTGGTCATTGCCCTGGCACTGATCTTATTTCCTTATCTCTGGAAGGAATAA
- the ccsA gene encoding cytochrome c biogenesis protein CcsA: protein MILLYVIIGGFMVKVPVIGNNQQAARSIFFHLPMWMSMYTLFTISVVNSVWYLATNDLRRDVRASSAGSVGVLFGVMGFFTGMLWATYTWGGTLVNDPKQMTTAIALTIYMAYLVLRLSFTDLDKRARVSAIFNVFAFALLIPLTYIIPRMVESLHPGSASSPGFSSQDTAGTIKMVLWPAFIGWTLLGIWIYTLRARYKRLVLKNILHG, encoded by the coding sequence GTGATCCTACTATACGTAATCATAGGTGGTTTTATGGTAAAAGTACCGGTGATCGGTAATAATCAGCAGGCTGCCCGGAGCATCTTCTTTCACTTACCTATGTGGATGAGCATGTATACTCTCTTCACCATTTCTGTGGTGAATTCCGTCTGGTACCTCGCTACAAATGATCTTCGCCGGGATGTCCGTGCTTCCAGTGCCGGCAGTGTTGGGGTACTGTTTGGCGTGATGGGCTTTTTTACCGGCATGCTGTGGGCCACTTATACCTGGGGCGGCACGCTCGTGAATGATCCCAAACAAATGACCACTGCCATCGCGCTGACCATCTACATGGCTTACCTCGTATTGCGGCTGTCTTTTACAGATCTGGATAAAAGAGCACGCGTTTCCGCTATCTTCAACGTATTTGCATTCGCTTTACTGATTCCGCTCACTTATATTATTCCCCGGATGGTGGAATCCCTCCATCCAGGTAGCGCCAGCAGCCCGGGCTTCAGTTCCCAGGATACTGCCGGCACCATCAAAATGGTACTCTGGCCTGCATTCATCGGATGGACCTTACTGGGCATCTGGATCTACACCCTGCGGGCACGTTATAAAAGATTAGTATTAAAAAATATTCTCCATGGCTAA
- a CDS encoding CcmD family protein yields MAKKLSYLLLCMILSFTTAIAQTVDQQDTETGPINEFFRSDNKIYVAVGILVIIFTCIIVYLVRLDRRIGKLEKE; encoded by the coding sequence ATGGCTAAAAAGCTTAGCTATCTGCTTCTTTGCATGATATTATCATTCACCACTGCCATTGCGCAAACGGTGGATCAACAAGACACGGAAACCGGTCCCATAAATGAGTTCTTCCGCAGTGATAACAAAATTTACGTGGCAGTGGGCATCCTGGTTATCATATTCACCTGTATCATCGTATACCTTGTAAGGCTGGACCGTAGGATCGGCAAGCTGGAAAAAGAATAA
- a CDS encoding Glu/Leu/Phe/Val family dehydrogenase, with product MAKAKALAQEQHYNFFHSVEQSFDKAAQFTKWEKGILEQIKACNAVYRIKFPVRVGNSIDVIEAYRVQHSHHKLPCKGGIRFSDEVNQDEVMALAALMTYKCAIVNVPFGGAKGGIKINPRNYTPFQLENITRRYTAELVKKNFIGPGIDVPAPDYGTGEREMSWILDTYMSLRPGEIDGYGCVTGKPVSQGGVRGRTEATGLGVFYGLRELCNVKEDMKRLGLEPGIEGKKVVVQGMGNVGYHAAKYFHEAGAKVICLIEWDGAIFNPKGLNPDAVLKHRKETGSIVGFPDAKSLKKNTDGLELECDILIPAALENVIHAGNAPKIKAKIIGEAANGPLTPEADEILAKKGVIVVPDMFLNAGGVTVSYFEWLKNLSHVRYGRLGKRFDENMNIHILGQIEELTGKKVSEKERKFIAHGADEVDLVYSGLEETMHTALHEVREKFMEHKKIRDMRSAAYVCAIDKVGAAYEQLGIFP from the coding sequence ATGGCTAAAGCTAAAGCGCTGGCGCAAGAACAGCATTATAACTTTTTCCACAGCGTGGAACAAAGTTTCGACAAGGCTGCGCAGTTCACCAAATGGGAAAAGGGGATACTGGAGCAGATCAAAGCCTGTAATGCTGTGTATCGTATTAAATTCCCTGTGAGAGTGGGAAATAGTATTGACGTAATTGAAGCTTACAGGGTACAACACTCGCATCACAAACTGCCCTGTAAAGGAGGTATCCGTTTCAGTGATGAAGTGAACCAGGATGAAGTAATGGCCCTCGCCGCCCTGATGACCTACAAATGTGCTATCGTGAACGTTCCTTTTGGCGGTGCCAAAGGAGGTATCAAGATCAATCCCCGCAACTATACCCCTTTTCAGCTGGAAAACATTACCCGCCGTTACACTGCTGAACTGGTAAAAAAGAACTTTATAGGCCCCGGCATTGACGTACCTGCTCCTGACTACGGAACAGGCGAACGCGAAATGAGCTGGATCCTGGATACATACATGAGCCTTCGCCCCGGAGAGATTGACGGTTATGGTTGTGTAACCGGTAAACCTGTTTCCCAGGGTGGCGTTCGCGGCCGTACGGAAGCTACCGGCCTTGGTGTATTTTATGGTCTTCGTGAATTATGTAATGTAAAAGAGGACATGAAACGCCTTGGACTGGAACCCGGCATTGAAGGTAAAAAAGTTGTAGTGCAGGGGATGGGTAATGTGGGATACCACGCTGCCAAATATTTCCATGAAGCAGGTGCCAAAGTGATCTGCCTGATAGAATGGGATGGCGCCATCTTCAATCCTAAGGGACTGAACCCGGATGCAGTATTGAAACATCGTAAAGAAACAGGTTCTATCGTTGGTTTCCCCGATGCTAAAAGCCTGAAGAAAAACACAGATGGATTAGAACTGGAATGCGATATCCTCATTCCCGCAGCACTGGAGAATGTGATCCACGCCGGCAATGCGCCAAAGATCAAAGCTAAGATCATCGGCGAAGCTGCTAACGGCCCCCTCACTCCTGAAGCAGATGAGATCCTCGCTAAAAAAGGGGTGATCGTTGTACCGGATATGTTCCTCAACGCAGGAGGTGTTACCGTTTCTTACTTTGAGTGGCTGAAAAACCTGAGCCATGTTCGTTATGGCCGTTTGGGTAAGCGCTTCGATGAGAACATGAACATTCACATCCTGGGGCAGATAGAAGAACTGACCGGTAAAAAGGTATCAGAAAAAGAAAGGAAATTCATTGCACATGGTGCAGATGAAGTAGACCTGGTATATTCCGGCCTGGAAGAAACCATGCACACTGCTTTGCATGAAGTACGTGAGAAATTTATGGAACATAAAAAGATCAGGGACATGCGTTCCGCAGCTTATGTATGTGCTATCGATAAAGTAGGCGCAGCATATGAGCAGCTGGGTATTTTCCCATAA
- a CDS encoding type I restriction enzyme HsdR N-terminal domain-containing protein: MINIQFPPPDFRIQATNGQEMIFDPFRKKYVVLTPEEWVRQNFLNYLVKSLEYPGALMSIEKEMHLGELRKRCDIVIYSREAVPWMIVECKEMGVPLGMPVLEQIVRYNMALPVPYLVITNGSNTWCCRLNAEAGNWVFENALPKYPDVATPPA; encoded by the coding sequence ATGATCAACATCCAGTTCCCTCCCCCGGATTTTCGCATTCAGGCTACCAACGGGCAAGAAATGATCTTTGACCCTTTCCGAAAAAAATATGTGGTACTAACCCCTGAAGAATGGGTACGTCAGAATTTCCTGAACTACCTCGTGAAAAGCCTGGAGTATCCCGGCGCACTCATGAGCATAGAAAAGGAAATGCACCTGGGGGAATTGCGTAAACGCTGTGATATTGTTATTTACAGCCGGGAAGCTGTTCCCTGGATGATTGTGGAATGTAAGGAGATGGGTGTTCCATTGGGTATGCCTGTGCTGGAACAGATCGTAAGATACAATATGGCATTGCCTGTACCTTACCTGGTGATCACCAATGGCAGTAATACCTGGTGCTGCAGACTGAATGCAGAAGCTGGGAATTGGGTGTTCGAAAATGCGTTGCCGAAATATCCGGATGTGGCTACGCCTCCTGCATAA
- a CDS encoding AMP nucleosidase: protein MKTKEEIVANWLPRYTGEKLENFGSHILLTNFSNYVSMFAKEHNAKVVGVDRPMQCCTAGDISIINFGMGSPGAATVMDLLSAISPKAVLFLGKCGGLKKKNSIGDLILPIAAIRGEGTSNDYFPPEVPALPAFALQKAISTTIRELGCDYWTGTCYSTNRRVWEHDAEFKKYLEKIRAMAIDMETATIFSVGFYNKIPTGALLLVSDSPMVPEGVKTEESDKKVTSEFVERHLRVGIDSLQNLINNHQTVKHLLF from the coding sequence ATGAAGACGAAAGAAGAAATAGTAGCTAATTGGCTTCCCCGTTATACAGGAGAGAAGCTGGAGAACTTCGGCTCTCATATCCTCCTGACTAACTTTTCCAATTATGTGTCGATGTTTGCCAAGGAGCACAACGCGAAGGTTGTTGGAGTGGACAGGCCCATGCAATGTTGTACGGCGGGAGATATCTCTATTATAAATTTCGGAATGGGAAGTCCGGGAGCAGCCACTGTGATGGACCTGCTGAGTGCTATCTCTCCCAAAGCCGTATTGTTCCTAGGTAAATGCGGGGGCTTGAAAAAGAAGAACAGTATTGGCGACCTGATCCTGCCTATTGCGGCCATCCGGGGAGAAGGTACCTCTAATGATTATTTTCCACCGGAAGTACCTGCTTTGCCAGCCTTTGCTTTGCAGAAGGCCATCTCTACCACCATCAGGGAACTGGGTTGCGATTACTGGACAGGCACCTGTTACAGTACCAACCGCCGGGTATGGGAACATGATGCTGAATTCAAGAAATACCTGGAAAAGATCCGTGCTATGGCCATAGACATGGAAACCGCCACCATCTTTTCAGTAGGTTTTTATAATAAGATCCCTACCGGAGCATTACTGCTCGTTTCTGATTCACCCATGGTACCTGAAGGTGTGAAAACAGAGGAAAGCGATAAGAAAGTGACCTCCGAATTTGTAGAAAGGCATTTAAGAGTGGGAATTGATTCCCTGCAAAACCTGATCAATAATCACCAGACCGTTAAACACCTCCTCTTTTGA